The genomic window GACTGGTGAAAGCCAATCGACACCACAATCAGGTGGCCGAAGGATTACGCTTCACCGAACAGGCGAAAATGCCGACTTTTCAGCTGAATCCGAAAGTAACGAGATTTCTGACGAGCAAGTGGACGAAATCGTGCCAGACCTTGAGCTTGACGAAAAGACCCATCAATAGTATATTCTAATCATAAACATTTCTTTGGAGAGGTCGCTTGATGAGAATCAATAAATATCTCTCTCTGTGCGGTGTGACCTCGCGTCGAGGCGCAGAGGCTCTCATTGCCGAGAAGCGCGTCACCGTCAATGATATAACTATCGACAAAGTAGGCGTGATCATAGACGAAGCGACTGATGTCGTCAAAGTCGATGGCACAGCCATTAGTCCGGTCGATGAAAAAATCTACGTTGTTTTGCATAAACCGCGCATGGTTATGACGACCCTCCGCGATCCATTCAAACGACGCACGGTGCTTCATTTTTTACGCCGGCTTCGTCAGCGGGTCTATCCCGTCGGACGGCTTGATTATGATACTGAAGGCGTTCTGTTACTGACCAACGACGGCGATCTGACCTATCGTTTGGCTCACCCCAAATACGAAGTTCCAAAAATATACGAGGCAAAAGTTCTCGGCACTTTTTCGCGCGAAGCCGCGGCGCAAATCGAAGCCGGTATCAAGCTTGATGACGGCGCGATAGGCCATG from Candidatus Zixiibacteriota bacterium includes these protein-coding regions:
- a CDS encoding pseudouridine synthase, encoding MRINKYLSLCGVTSRRGAEALIAEKRVTVNDITIDKVGVIIDEATDVVKVDGTAISPVDEKIYVVLHKPRMVMTTLRDPFKRRTVLHFLRRLRQRVYPVGRLDYDTEGVLLLTNDGDLTYRLAHPKYEVPKIYEAKVLGTFSREAAAQIEAGIKLDDGAIGHAKVNVLGFAGRFSRVRLVLTEGRKREVKQLCKKVGFPVEHLVRVEFAGINLKNLKPGEWRFLSPTELDRLKTMVELN